The sequence CGTTGGGGCCAAGATCCCCGCTCACGTGGTGTAGTGCGCGGTGATCCGTAGGTACGCGGCGGAAAGATCGCGATGAACGAATATGCGTGAACCTACGTGAATGTCCCCTCACCGTGCGGACCACCCGGCGGGCTTGGGTGTGGTGTGTGTGACCGATGGGCAGTGAGGGGTCAGGGGTCGGGGAACGGGGGGACCATGGACTGGGCAACACTCGTGGCGACGGTGAGCGGTGGTCTCGTGGCCATCTCCGGGACCGTTCTGGCCGACCATCTGCGCCATCGCCATGACAGCGACCGCAGCGTGGAGACCCGGCGGCGTGCGGTGTACATCGAATTCATCACGGCCGCCGGGGTGTGCCATACGCGGCTGCGCCGGATAGCCCAGGCCCCGCAGGCCGAAACCGATCTCGACGCGGCCACCCGCGCCGCGCTGAACGATGCCGAGCTCTACGAGGTGCGCGAAAGGCTCTTCATCGATGCGACCACCGCGGTCGCCGGCGCCGGACAGGCGATGTTCGAACGGCTCGGTGCCCTCCGGCGTGCCGTCGCGGCGGGGGCGGCGCAGCACTCGCGGGCCTTCCACGACGCCTATCACCCCTATCTCGCGGCCGTCTGGGCCTATCGCGTGGCGGTGCGCAAGGAGTTGGAGGGGCTGCCCCTGTCGCCCGGGGATTTCGGGTGGGAGGAGTGGGACAGCAGGGACCGATGCGCGCTGTGCGCAGAGGCGGACGCGGGGGAGGGGGCCGGGGCCGGGGCCGGGGACTGATCGGCCGTCATCGCCCAGGTGACCGGGCTCACACTGCCCCGCCTTGACCCTCACATCAATGTGAAGCTTCGAGCATGTTCCTCAAGCGGACCGCAGACCACGGCGGAGAACCGCAATCCATGCAGCAGCGACGAGGAGCGAGCTCCGATGGACAACCAACTCTTCCCCTACAGCCCCATCGTCGAGCGGGCGCCGCTCCACTGGCCAGGCGGCGCCCGGGTCGCCTTCTACGTAGGGCTGAACGTCGAGCACTACCAGGTCGACCGGCCCTCGACCAGCACGTTTCCCGGTACCGCCGGGCTGACCCCGGACCCGTTGAACTACGGCTGGCGCGACTACGGCCCCAGGGTGGGCATCTGGCGGGTGATCGAGAGCCTCGACCGGCACGGGCTGCGCGCCAGCGTGCTCCTCAACTCCGATGTCGGCGAGCGCTATCCGCAGATCATCGAGGCGGGGCGCGCCCGGAACTGGGTGTGGCTCGCCCACGGCAAGAACAATTCGATCTTCCAGGCCGATATGTCCCCCGACGAGGAACGCGCCTATCTGACGGACGTGATCGACACCATCGAGAAGGCCACCGGACAGCGGCCGCGCGGCTGGATGGGGCCGGCGCTCACCGAGACCTTCCAGACCCCGGGCCTGCTCGCCGAACTCGGCCTGAGCTACGTACTGGACTGGACCAACGACGACCAGCCGTACCCTCTTGATGTGCCGGGCATGCTGAGCGTGCCGTACTCCGTCGAACTCAACGACATCGGCCTGTTCGTCAGCAAGGGCCTCACCGGTCCGGACTTCGTGCAGATCGTCAAGGACCAGCTGGATCAGCTGCACGAGGATGCGGCGGACAGCGGCCGGGTGATGTCGCTGGCCCTGCATCCGTTCGTCATCGGCCAGGCGTTCCGGCGCAGGTATCTGGACCAGGCGCTCGAATACGTGGTGAACCACCCCGGGGTGTGGTCGACGACCAGCGACGAGATCGCCGCCCACTATGCGCGGGCCGGGGTGGCGGCGGGGGAGCGGACGGGCTTTTCCCTTTGACTCCTCTGGCTCCTCTTGACTCCTCCTGAACCGGGAGGAAACTGGTTAATACACCAGACAACCGGAGAGCCGCACCGTCGGCAGAGACGTCTGTCGGCAGGAGACCCTTGGCGTGGCTCTGGCTAGGCCCCCGGAAGCCCTGCGATGCCGGAGACTCAGCGACGACTGAGGCAGACGGCGTCGATGAGGACTACCGGGGACTGTTGTGTGCGCACAGGAGCCGCCCATGAACCCCCAGCAGGCCCGCGACCTCGTCCGCAGCGTCTTCGGCGACCGGGTCCACGCCGAGGTGACCGGCTTCCCCGGTGGCAACCTGTCCCTCGCCATCGCCGGCAGCCGGCACTCCGCCACCATCGACGGGCACCCCGACACGGGCTGGGCGTACACCATCGACCCCGCCGAGGACGACGGCTTC is a genomic window of Streptomyces gilvosporeus containing:
- a CDS encoding CchlQ; translated protein: MDWATLVATVSGGLVAISGTVLADHLRHRHDSDRSVETRRRAVYIEFITAAGVCHTRLRRIAQAPQAETDLDAATRAALNDAELYEVRERLFIDATTAVAGAGQAMFERLGALRRAVAAGAAQHSRAFHDAYHPYLAAVWAYRVAVRKELEGLPLSPGDFGWEEWDSRDRCALCAEADAGEGAGAGAGD
- a CDS encoding polysaccharide deacetylase family protein; amino-acid sequence: MDNQLFPYSPIVERAPLHWPGGARVAFYVGLNVEHYQVDRPSTSTFPGTAGLTPDPLNYGWRDYGPRVGIWRVIESLDRHGLRASVLLNSDVGERYPQIIEAGRARNWVWLAHGKNNSIFQADMSPDEERAYLTDVIDTIEKATGQRPRGWMGPALTETFQTPGLLAELGLSYVLDWTNDDQPYPLDVPGMLSVPYSVELNDIGLFVSKGLTGPDFVQIVKDQLDQLHEDAADSGRVMSLALHPFVIGQAFRRRYLDQALEYVVNHPGVWSTTSDEIAAHYARAGVAAGERTGFSL